In Candidatus Defluviilinea proxima, a single genomic region encodes these proteins:
- a CDS encoding tyrosine-type recombinase/integrase, whose product MNKLLTNFQKHMDDQDLSPLTVKGYLSDLNHFARWFEQTNGEVLTVQRITPTDVKEYKHFLLSVERRKAGTVNRRLASIAALCKWARQNKQITSDPTENIKGVAGVVRGPKWLDKHEQHRLIRAIENDLELAKQKYPKRWVTRRRDASLVLFLLHTGLRLSEAIHLQMSDIQLSERKGSVLVQNGKGNKQRSVPLNSDARKAIQEWLEVRPQSDHLWMTVEGEHESLSGRTVQRVLQRYAKAADVKELTPHVCRHTFAKNLVENEVGLEKVAALLGHSSLNTTRIYITPSERDLELAVEHLAIQ is encoded by the coding sequence CTCACCAATTTCCAAAAACACATGGATGATCAAGACCTTTCGCCTCTCACTGTAAAAGGGTATCTCTCAGACCTGAATCACTTTGCACGCTGGTTCGAACAAACGAATGGTGAGGTGCTCACGGTCCAACGCATTACACCGACCGACGTGAAGGAATACAAACATTTCCTGCTGAGCGTTGAACGCCGAAAAGCCGGCACAGTGAATCGGCGTCTGGCGTCAATCGCAGCACTGTGCAAATGGGCACGACAAAACAAACAGATCACAAGCGATCCCACGGAAAACATCAAAGGTGTTGCAGGTGTTGTGCGTGGTCCGAAATGGTTGGACAAACATGAGCAGCACCGCCTGATACGTGCTATTGAGAATGACCTGGAACTTGCAAAACAGAAGTATCCCAAACGTTGGGTGACGCGCCGACGTGACGCCTCCCTCGTGTTGTTTCTGCTGCACACCGGTTTGCGATTGAGTGAAGCTATTCATCTCCAGATGAGCGATATCCAACTCTCCGAACGCAAGGGCAGTGTCCTGGTCCAAAATGGGAAAGGCAACAAACAACGCAGTGTGCCATTGAATTCAGACGCGCGCAAAGCTATACAGGAATGGCTGGAGGTTCGTCCGCAGAGCGATCATCTTTGGATGACCGTTGAAGGGGAACACGAAAGCTTGAGCGGCAGAACGGTACAGCGTGTTCTACAGCGCTATGCCAAAGCCGCCGATGTGAAAGAACTGACCCCGCATGTCTGTCGTCACACGTTCGCGAAAAATCTGGTTGAGAACGAAGTTGGTTTGGAGAAGGTGGCGGCTTTACTCGGACACTCCAGCTTGAACACCACCCGGATCTATATCACCCCCAGTGAACGCGATCTTGAACTGGCGGTGGAACACTTGGCAATTCAATAA